AACGCGCGTAGCCACATGAAATCGCCGGCCTCAACCTCAACCCAATCGTTGTTCAGGTTATAGACCGCCTTACCTTCAAGCACATAAAGCCCGTGCTCCATGACATGCGTTTCAAGGAAAGGGATCACCCCGCCCGGTTGGAATGTTACAATCGTGACGGCCATGTCGTGGCGCATATCGCTTGGATCCACAAACCGCGTGGTGCCCCACGCGTTGTCTGTGTCAGGCATATAGGTCGGCTCTACGTCATTGTCGTTGGTGACCAAAACAGGGGGGGCTTCGATCCCCTCAACCCATTCATAAGCCTTGCGAATCCAATGGAACCGACAAGGCGCATCAGTGTCATTCTTAAACGTCCACGGTGTGTCGACGGGAATGTAGGCGTAGCTGCCCTCGGTCAGAGTGTGCGCTGTGCCATCGATCGTCAGCGTCGCGCCGCCTTCAACAACGAAGATCACCGCCTGTGCCTCTGGGTCGGTGTCAGGTTTCTCGGATCCGCCACCAAGCGCGACTTCGACAATGT
This Octadecabacter temperatus DNA region includes the following protein-coding sequences:
- a CDS encoding bifunctional allantoicase/(S)-ureidoglycine aminohydrolase, which encodes MKKPTYYAPQGGHPPQTQLLTDRAIFTEAYAVIPKGTMRDIVTSNLPFWDKTRAWILARPLSGFAETFSQYIVEVALGGGSEKPDTDPEAQAVIFVVEGGATLTIDGTAHTLTEGSYAYIPVDTPWTFKNDTDAPCRFHWIRKAYEWVEGIEAPPVLVTNDNDVEPTYMPDTDNAWGTTRFVDPSDMRHDMAVTIVTFQPGGVIPFLETHVMEHGLYVLEGKAVYNLNNDWVEVEAGDFMWLRAFCPQACYTGGPGQFRYLLYKDVNRHPGL